In Anaerolineales bacterium, one DNA window encodes the following:
- a CDS encoding ABC transporter permease: protein MGQGFRRMATMVRKEWLHIIRDPRTLGLVIFMPVMMLVLLGYAVANDVEDLPLAVADLSHTDASRALVEKFTVSGFYLVTHTAQSEAEILEMLDAGTVKAGIYIPEDFGRRISTGGSGTVQFYIDGSNPTVAQTAQLAAETVSQATSQEILVQRLERGGAGLTISLPIDTRIRYLYNPNLRKMNFMIPGLVAVILQIQTLLLTAFAIVREREQGTLEQLIVTPVRSWELMLGKILPFVLVAFLNVAMTVGVGAFLFGVEVAGSLTLLAILSLIFLLGSLGLGVLISTISQTQMQAMYMSSFIMMPSFLLAGLLYPRDNMPWVAYYAGYLMPVTYFLEIVRGIMLKGVGLATLWVWVWPMAVFSVVVFFASVFMFHKRL from the coding sequence ATGGGACAAGGTTTTCGCCGCATGGCGACGATGGTTCGCAAAGAATGGCTGCATATCATCCGCGACCCGCGCACGTTGGGACTGGTCATTTTCATGCCTGTGATGATGCTCGTGTTGCTGGGATATGCGGTCGCTAATGACGTGGAGGATCTTCCGCTGGCGGTGGCTGATTTATCGCACACCGATGCCAGCCGCGCGCTGGTGGAAAAATTCACCGTGAGCGGGTTTTACCTAGTGACGCACACCGCCCAAAGCGAGGCGGAGATTCTCGAAATGCTGGATGCTGGAACCGTCAAGGCCGGCATTTATATCCCGGAGGATTTCGGGCGCAGGATCAGCACGGGCGGGTCGGGAACGGTGCAGTTTTACATTGACGGTTCCAACCCGACGGTGGCGCAGACCGCGCAACTGGCGGCGGAGACCGTCAGCCAGGCTACTTCACAGGAGATACTCGTCCAACGCCTGGAACGCGGCGGCGCGGGCTTGACGATCAGCCTGCCGATTGACACGCGCATCCGTTATTTATACAACCCAAATCTGCGCAAGATGAACTTTATGATCCCCGGCCTGGTGGCGGTTATTTTGCAAATCCAAACCCTGTTACTGACCGCATTTGCCATCGTGCGCGAACGCGAGCAAGGCACGCTGGAGCAGTTAATCGTGACGCCCGTTCGTTCCTGGGAATTAATGCTCGGCAAGATTCTGCCTTTCGTGCTGGTGGCTTTCCTGAACGTCGCCATGACGGTGGGAGTGGGCGCGTTCTTATTCGGGGTGGAAGTGGCAGGCAGCCTTACGCTGCTGGCTATCCTAAGCCTGATCTTCCTGCTCGGCTCGTTGGGGTTGGGCGTGCTGATCTCGACTATTTCACAAACCCAGATGCAAGCCATGTATATGTCTTCATTCATCATGATGCCATCCTTCCTGCTGGCAGGTTTGCTCTACCCGCGCGATAACATGCCCTGGGTGGCTTATTACGCCGGCTACCTGATGCCTGTCACTTACTTCCTGGAAATTGTGCGCGGCATCATGCTAAAAGGCGTGGGGCTGGCTACGCTGTGGGTCTGGGTCTGGCCGATGGCAGTGTTCAGCGTGGTTGTGTTCTTCGCCAGCGTGTTCATGTTCCATAAACGTCTGTAA
- a CDS encoding lysophospholipid acyltransferase family protein gives MNESGIGPPRIRKIQTLLGILFLAVTGWKVAGSVPDLPKFVLVLAPHTSNWDLPFILAVMYGLGLKINWFGKKELFPWPIGGVFKRLGGIPIDRSSRYNVVQQTAQTIREREQIVMGIAPEGTRSQSGHWRTGFYYIANLAQVPIVFGYLDYARKVGGLGPVMHTTGNIEADMKVIREFYSGITAKYPHKVGGIIVSQRAWHQNSRNDNG, from the coding sequence ATGAACGAATCTGGTATTGGCCCTCCTCGAATCCGCAAAATACAAACATTACTGGGCATACTTTTTCTAGCAGTAACAGGCTGGAAAGTGGCAGGTAGTGTGCCAGATCTACCGAAATTTGTTTTGGTCCTTGCGCCGCACACCTCCAACTGGGATCTACCTTTTATCCTGGCAGTTATGTATGGATTGGGGCTCAAAATTAACTGGTTTGGCAAGAAGGAGCTATTCCCCTGGCCAATTGGAGGCGTTTTCAAACGGCTTGGAGGCATCCCAATTGACCGTAGTTCTCGCTACAATGTAGTGCAACAAACAGCACAAACGATACGGGAACGTGAGCAAATTGTAATGGGCATTGCACCGGAAGGGACGCGCAGTCAATCCGGACATTGGAGGACAGGCTTTTACTACATTGCCAATCTTGCGCAAGTGCCTATTGTATTTGGCTACTTGGATTACGCGCGTAAAGTTGGCGGTTTGGGTCCGGTGATGCATACCACGGGCAATATTGAGGCGGATATGAAGGTAATTCGTGAATTTTATAGCGGCATCACTGCCAAGTATCCACATAAAGTAGGGGGGATTATTGTCAGTCAGCGCGCATGGCATCAGAACAGCCGGAATGATAATGGGTAG
- a CDS encoding efflux RND transporter periplasmic adaptor subunit, producing MKKQTFVFVSLMVILSMALSACGTLVSADTTDLNASGTIASLEVNVAPQIGGQVVSVSVEEGTQVNAGDELFRLDDSLFKAQRAQAEAAIQLAESAVSSAKAQYDLVLNNARLQDQQNRVSNWNASQPSQFDLPVWYFDKEEKLASANLEIDAAKTGLDKEKANLEKVLTNVASQEFLNAEKRVSDAQAAFVVADQVLSQANSAQENEDLQNFAQDQYDAAENELKSAQTDYTRLLTTQGAKDVLEARARVKVAQERYDRALDYYNSFLSGDQSLQVKAAEAGVQQAEAALAQAQAALATLDVQIEKTIIRAPMDGVVLIRNLEIGETVAPGGIVMSIGHLQEVELVVYIPETEYGKVRLGDQVSISVDSFPGETFIGTVVNISDKAEFTPRNVQTVEGRRATVYGIKISVPNPDLKLKPGMPADVTFTNTK from the coding sequence ATGAAAAAGCAAACTTTTGTGTTCGTTTCTCTGATGGTCATTCTCAGCATGGCGTTGAGCGCCTGCGGAACGTTGGTCAGTGCCGATACAACTGACTTGAACGCCTCCGGCACGATTGCCTCGCTTGAAGTCAATGTCGCGCCGCAGATTGGCGGCCAGGTTGTTTCGGTCAGCGTGGAGGAAGGCACGCAGGTAAATGCGGGCGATGAATTATTCCGCCTGGACGACAGCCTATTCAAAGCCCAGCGCGCCCAAGCCGAAGCGGCCATTCAACTGGCAGAATCTGCCGTCAGCAGCGCGAAAGCGCAATATGACCTGGTTCTAAACAACGCCCGCCTGCAAGATCAACAAAACCGCGTTTCCAACTGGAACGCTTCACAGCCGAGTCAATTCGACTTGCCTGTCTGGTATTTCGACAAAGAAGAAAAATTGGCGTCAGCCAACCTTGAAATAGATGCCGCAAAGACTGGCTTAGACAAAGAAAAAGCCAATCTTGAAAAAGTGCTAACAAATGTAGCCTCCCAGGAGTTTTTGAACGCTGAAAAGCGCGTGTCAGACGCCCAGGCCGCTTTTGTCGTCGCAGATCAAGTTCTCAGCCAGGCGAATAGCGCGCAGGAAAATGAGGATTTGCAAAACTTCGCCCAGGATCAATATGACGCGGCGGAGAATGAATTAAAGTCTGCTCAAACTGACTATACCCGTTTGTTGACGACGCAGGGAGCCAAAGATGTGCTTGAAGCCCGCGCTCGCGTCAAGGTTGCTCAGGAACGCTATGACCGCGCATTGGACTATTACAACTCGTTCCTCAGCGGTGACCAGTCTTTGCAGGTCAAAGCCGCCGAAGCCGGTGTGCAGCAAGCCGAAGCCGCGCTGGCGCAGGCGCAAGCCGCGCTTGCCACGCTTGACGTTCAAATTGAGAAAACCATCATTCGCGCCCCGATGGATGGTGTCGTCCTGATTCGCAACCTGGAGATAGGCGAAACTGTCGCACCTGGTGGTATCGTGATGAGCATTGGTCATCTCCAGGAAGTGGAACTGGTGGTTTATATCCCCGAAACCGAGTACGGCAAAGTCCGCCTCGGCGATCAGGTATCCATCTCAGTTGATTCCTTTCCAGGTGAGACCTTCATTGGCACGGTTGTGAACATATCCGACAAAGCCGAATTTACCCCGCGCAACGTGCAGACCGTCGAAGGGCGCCGCGCAACGGTGTATGGTATCAAGATCAGCGTGCCAAACCCCGATCTGAAACTCAAACCCGGCATGCCCGCAGACGTGACGTTTACAAATACCAAATAG
- a CDS encoding MBL fold metallo-hydrolase, protein MKIRYLGHSCVEITGKHHILIDPDFTRDPEPSVEYVCITHAHKDHIGRVADVPNAIVLASADVCEIAAHLGVPRERLHPVTPGEQVANIQILAGYSMVNQPLYTFFYMLFRWRRPDPGGTPLSFLVQDEADLLHIGDAHEAPLSIHPDILCLPWRTTPFGPKRYKETLIKMANRFGARYILPIHYDLPGTEADPREIEGRVNAVVLDGHGWYGFQNKKKLE, encoded by the coding sequence TTGAAAATTCGTTATCTTGGTCATTCCTGCGTTGAAATTACCGGCAAGCATCACATATTGATAGATCCCGACTTCACCCGCGACCCTGAACCGAGTGTGGAATACGTCTGCATTACCCACGCTCACAAAGACCATATTGGACGTGTGGCTGATGTTCCGAATGCAATCGTCCTTGCCTCTGCGGATGTCTGTGAGATCGCGGCCCACCTCGGGGTCCCGCGTGAACGATTGCATCCAGTCACGCCGGGTGAGCAGGTTGCAAATATCCAAATCCTTGCGGGTTACAGCATGGTGAACCAACCGCTTTACACATTTTTCTATATGCTATTTCGATGGCGGCGGCCCGACCCCGGCGGTACGCCGCTTTCCTTCCTTGTTCAGGATGAAGCAGACTTGTTGCATATTGGCGACGCGCACGAAGCGCCACTTTCCATTCACCCCGATATTCTGTGCCTGCCCTGGCGCACCACGCCCTTTGGCCCCAAACGCTATAAGGAGACTCTGATCAAAATGGCAAACCGCTTCGGCGCACGTTACATCCTGCCCATTCATTACGACCTGCCCGGCACCGAAGCCGACCCGCGCGAGATCGAGGGACGTGTAAACGCCGTTGTGTTGGACGGACATGGCTGGTATGGGTTTCAAAACAAAAAGAAGCTGGAGTAA
- a CDS encoding ABC transporter ATP-binding protein, producing the protein MSAEKAVEVIQLTRKFGDFTAADHVSFEIPKGEIFGLLGPNGAGKTTTIRMLCGILTPTSGEARVMGFDVARQTEEVKQRIGYMSQKFSLYNDLTVYENLDFYANLYCVPREKFTSRLNELIEMAGLRGHEKQLTASLSGAWRQRLALACAIVHEPPMLFLDEPTAGVDPVSRREFWDMIYNLAGQGVSVLATTHYMDEAEFCNVIGMMYRSRLIALDDPDTLKENMRGTLFEIDCREPGRAEEILKGLPFAHDVAVHGVLLHVLVGAEKEKRELEKALQSNGIAVKRIERVLPSLEDVFVSLVEDEDRPQMRDDIE; encoded by the coding sequence GTGAGCGCAGAAAAAGCCGTTGAGGTCATTCAACTAACGCGAAAGTTCGGTGATTTTACCGCCGCGGATCACGTTAGTTTTGAAATTCCCAAGGGAGAAATTTTTGGCTTGCTTGGGCCAAATGGCGCGGGCAAGACAACCACCATCCGCATGTTATGCGGAATTCTTACGCCCACATCGGGCGAGGCGCGGGTGATGGGGTTTGATGTCGCTCGCCAGACTGAAGAGGTCAAGCAACGCATTGGTTACATGTCGCAGAAGTTTTCGCTGTACAACGACCTGACTGTGTATGAGAACCTGGATTTTTACGCCAATTTGTACTGCGTACCACGTGAGAAGTTCACTTCGCGTCTGAACGAATTGATCGAGATGGCGGGACTGCGCGGACATGAAAAGCAGTTGACTGCCAGTCTTTCGGGCGCGTGGAGGCAAAGGCTGGCGCTGGCTTGCGCCATTGTCCATGAGCCGCCGATGCTCTTTTTGGATGAGCCTACTGCCGGGGTAGACCCGGTCTCGCGGCGCGAGTTCTGGGACATGATCTATAACCTGGCTGGGCAGGGTGTGAGCGTACTGGCGACCACCCATTACATGGATGAAGCCGAATTTTGCAATGTGATCGGGATGATGTATCGCTCGCGACTAATCGCCCTGGATGACCCCGATACGCTCAAGGAAAATATGCGCGGCACGTTATTTGAAATAGACTGCCGTGAACCCGGACGCGCCGAGGAAATCCTGAAAGGCCTGCCTTTTGCGCATGATGTGGCGGTGCATGGCGTCCTCCTGCACGTATTGGTGGGCGCTGAAAAAGAAAAACGGGAGCTGGAGAAAGCCTTACAGTCGAATGGCATTGCCGTGAAACGGATCGAGCGCGTCCTGCCTTCGCTGGAGGATGTGTTCGTTTCCCTGGTGGAAGATGAAGATCGCCCGCAAATGCGGGATGACATTGAATAA
- a CDS encoding MFS transporter: protein MDISSEMIVYLIPLFLSNVLGVRMAFIGLIDGVAETTASLLKVYSGALSDRLGQRKWLAVIGYAISALAKPFLYFANTWGWVMGVRFADRVGKGIRAAPRDALVAASTDESNRGYAFGFHRAGDTAGAFIGIAIAALIVWLTQAGSLQITRATFQTAVLASVIPAVLAVIVLGVGAKDLGGAGGRSGAKRFSFKEFDSRFKNFLFIVVIFTLGNSSDSFIILRAQERGLNVLQTLFMLMTFTAIYTILSSRFGALSDIVGRRKLIVAGWLVYGLVYLGFAFARAGWQIWLMFGLYGIYYAATEGVAKAFVADLVPEAQRGAAYGLFNAAIGITALPASFLAGLLWQGFGQWLGFGPSAPFLFGAALALIASVLLWRRVK from the coding sequence ATGGACATCTCTTCGGAGATGATTGTCTATCTCATTCCGTTGTTTCTTTCCAATGTATTGGGTGTGCGCATGGCGTTCATTGGTTTGATTGACGGGGTTGCGGAGACAACCGCCAGTTTGCTCAAGGTGTATTCAGGCGCGCTGTCCGATAGGCTGGGTCAGCGCAAGTGGCTGGCGGTGATCGGGTATGCCATCTCCGCCCTTGCCAAACCGTTCCTCTATTTTGCAAACACATGGGGATGGGTGATGGGCGTGCGGTTTGCGGACCGCGTAGGCAAGGGCATTCGCGCCGCGCCGCGCGACGCGCTCGTAGCCGCCAGTACGGATGAGAGCAATCGCGGATATGCCTTTGGGTTTCATCGAGCGGGGGATACGGCGGGCGCATTTATAGGCATTGCCATTGCCGCGCTCATCGTTTGGTTGACACAGGCAGGATCATTGCAGATTACGCGAGCTACATTTCAAACTGCGGTGTTGGCAAGCGTCATTCCCGCCGTGTTGGCGGTCATTGTTTTAGGGGTGGGCGCAAAAGATTTGGGAGGAGCAGGCGGCAGGTCAGGCGCGAAGCGTTTCTCCTTTAAGGAGTTCGATTCCCGTTTCAAGAATTTCCTCTTTATTGTGGTCATCTTCACGCTTGGGAATTCATCCGATTCATTTATTATTTTACGCGCGCAGGAACGCGGCTTGAATGTGCTGCAAACATTATTCATGTTGATGACATTCACCGCAATCTATACGATTTTATCCAGCAGGTTCGGCGCGCTCTCCGATATAGTGGGACGGCGCAAATTGATCGTCGCTGGCTGGCTTGTGTATGGGCTGGTCTATCTGGGATTCGCGTTCGCACGGGCGGGCTGGCAAATCTGGTTGATGTTCGGACTGTATGGAATTTACTACGCTGCCACAGAAGGCGTTGCTAAAGCGTTCGTCGCCGACCTTGTGCCAGAAGCGCAGCGCGGCGCCGCCTATGGACTCTTTAACGCCGCGATTGGAATTACCGCTCTCCCCGCCTCGTTTCTTGCGGGACTTTTATGGCAGGGATTTGGTCAATGGCTGGGGTTCGGTCCCTCGGCTCCCTTCCTGTTTGGCGCGGCGCTGGCTTTGATTGCAAGCGTGTTGTTATGGCGGCGCGTTAAATAA
- a CDS encoding PaaI family thioesterase yields MQSLPKHGSCFVCGSPNSPGMGVVWYALDDNSIFAEVTLNDAQQGPPGFAHGGASAALLDEAMGAAVWLAGYRVASVNLNISYRKPVPLGQPFKVTARVNERNGKKVTAVGEIRLADETLAVSGDGIFVEAPQLFTGLGTGSRSADEAMEIRGTEK; encoded by the coding sequence ATGCAGTCCCTTCCTAAACATGGTTCCTGCTTTGTTTGCGGCTCCCCGAATTCGCCAGGAATGGGGGTGGTCTGGTACGCGCTGGATGACAACTCCATCTTTGCCGAAGTCACCCTGAACGACGCCCAACAGGGCCCGCCCGGTTTCGCGCACGGCGGCGCCTCCGCCGCTTTGCTGGATGAAGCCATGGGCGCGGCAGTCTGGCTGGCTGGGTATCGGGTGGCGTCGGTCAATCTCAACATCTCCTATCGTAAACCCGTGCCGCTGGGTCAGCCTTTCAAGGTTACAGCGCGGGTCAACGAGCGGAACGGGAAAAAGGTCACAGCGGTTGGTGAAATCCGTCTCGCAGACGAAACACTGGCGGTTAGCGGCGACGGGATTTTTGTCGAGGCTCCGCAGTTGTTCACTGGACTGGGTACAGGCTCAAGGTCCGCGGATGAGGCGATGGAAATCCGTGGAACGGAGAAATAA
- a CDS encoding glycerol-3-phosphate acyltransferase encodes MPILIFLVSYVLGSIPFGLLLVRLSTGEDVRRIGSGRTGTTNALRAAGPAIAILTLLLDVLKGAGAVWLARWLFPDNAWMEILAPVMAILGHNYSIFLAERGENGRWRLRGGAGGAPALGGALGLWPGSVLVLLPFIVLIYFGVGYASVTTMTVPLIAALLFAVRAWQGLSPWPYAIYCLIAEVFLLWALRPNIRRLLEGAERGIGWRAKRKN; translated from the coding sequence ATGCCAATTCTCATTTTTCTGGTCTCTTATGTTCTTGGCTCCATTCCCTTTGGGCTGCTTTTGGTCCGTCTGTCAACCGGCGAGGATGTTCGTCGGATCGGAAGCGGACGGACGGGAACGACGAACGCGCTGCGCGCCGCAGGTCCTGCGATCGCGATCTTGACGCTGCTCCTGGATGTGCTTAAGGGGGCCGGCGCAGTCTGGCTGGCTCGCTGGCTTTTTCCAGATAACGCCTGGATGGAAATCCTTGCGCCTGTGATGGCCATTTTGGGCCATAACTACTCCATTTTCCTTGCTGAACGCGGCGAAAATGGGCGATGGCGTTTACGCGGCGGCGCAGGAGGCGCGCCCGCATTGGGCGGCGCGCTGGGTTTATGGCCGGGTAGTGTCCTGGTCTTGCTCCCGTTCATTGTATTGATCTATTTTGGCGTGGGGTATGCCTCTGTAACGACGATGACAGTCCCTCTCATTGCGGCCCTCCTATTTGCAGTACGAGCCTGGCAGGGACTCTCCCCATGGCCATACGCAATCTATTGCCTGATTGCCGAGGTTTTCCTGCTCTGGGCTTTGCGTCCGAATATCCGCCGCTTGCTCGAAGGCGCTGAGCGCGGCATCGGCTGGCGCGCCAAGCGTAAAAATTGA